A DNA window from Syntrophales bacterium contains the following coding sequences:
- a CDS encoding P-II family nitrogen regulator, which translates to MKEALENVGVNLITVSNVLGRGRQKGLTEVYRGAKEVGGLLKKVKLEIVVNEDFVEPTIGAIIKGAHTGEIGDGKIFVIDLLDCVRIGTSERGGCAIG; encoded by the coding sequence GTGAAAGAAGCCCTCGAGAATGTAGGTGTAAATCTGATAACGGTGTCCAATGTCCTCGGACGTGGCAGGCAAAAAGGACTTACAGAGGTTTACCGGGGAGCAAAGGAGGTAGGCGGTCTCCTTAAAAAGGTGAAGTTGGAGATTGTCGTCAATGAAGATTTTGTAGAACCTACCATCGGAGCGATTATTAAGGGGGCGCACACCGGCGAGATCGGCGACGGAAAGATATTTGTTATTGACCTTCTCGATTGTGTCCGGATTGGCACATCGGAACGCGGCGGCTGTGCTATAGGGTAG
- a CDS encoding ammonium transporter, which yields MNSGDTAWVLVSTVLVFIVTPGLAFFYGGMTRRKNVLSILMQCFIIMCIISLQWVLYGYSLAFGPDTGSGIIGSLNWVGLRGVGGQPNTDYAATIPHQVFMIFQAMFAIITPALIVGAFAERIKFSAFLVMILLWTTLVYDPLAHWVWGTGGWLRNLGALDFAGGIVVHVSSGVSALVMAVLLGKRIGYEKRVFRPHNLPFTVLGAGLLWFRWFGFNAGSALGAGELAANAFITTNIAAASAGLSWALIEWQQGGAPTLLGVVTGAVAGLVAITPACGFVNPMNAIFIGALVSVFCYIALTKISPISSRR from the coding sequence ATGAATTCAGGTGACACGGCGTGGGTGTTGGTATCCACAGTACTGGTTTTCATCGTGACTCCGGGGCTGGCCTTCTTTTATGGGGGTATGACGAGGAGAAAGAACGTCCTTTCCATTTTGATGCAGTGTTTCATCATTATGTGCATCATTTCTCTGCAATGGGTTTTGTACGGTTACTCTCTCGCATTTGGTCCGGATACCGGATCCGGCATCATTGGAAGCTTGAACTGGGTAGGTCTCAGAGGTGTGGGGGGCCAGCCGAACACTGATTATGCCGCGACCATTCCCCATCAGGTTTTTATGATTTTTCAGGCCATGTTCGCCATCATAACACCTGCCCTGATCGTTGGCGCTTTTGCTGAAAGGATTAAGTTTTCTGCCTTTCTCGTCATGATCCTTCTCTGGACAACCCTGGTTTATGACCCCCTGGCTCATTGGGTTTGGGGAACAGGGGGCTGGTTGAGAAACCTCGGTGCCCTGGATTTTGCCGGCGGCATTGTTGTCCATGTGAGTTCCGGCGTATCGGCTCTGGTTATGGCTGTACTTCTCGGTAAAAGGATTGGCTATGAAAAACGGGTGTTCAGGCCGCACAATTTGCCCTTTACCGTTCTGGGTGCAGGTCTTCTGTGGTTTAGATGGTTTGGCTTCAATGCGGGCAGTGCCCTGGGGGCCGGTGAACTGGCTGCCAACGCCTTTATCACCACAAATATCGCGGCAGCCTCGGCCGGGCTATCCTGGGCACTCATTGAATGGCAGCAGGGCGGTGCACCCACCTTGTTGGGGGTAGTGACTGGGGCAGTGGCAGGGCTTGTTGCCATTACACCGGCCTGCGGTTTTGTGAATCCTATGAATGCCATATTTATAGGTGCCCTGGTCAGTGTATTCTGCTACATTGCCCTCACGAAAATCAGCCCCATAAGCTCGAGGAGGTGA
- a CDS encoding TIGR00730 family Rossman fold protein has translation MELKPEHHEHQYVIDELTIKDTWRLFRIMAEFVDGFEALSQIHPAVSMFGSARVQPGDSAYDLAVEIARLLVKNGFNVISGGGPGVMEAANKGAAEAGGKSAGLNIQLPYEQKPNPYANVRLDFRYFFIRKVMFVKYAVAYVILPGGFGTLDELSEAIALIQTRRIKPFPVILVNRNYWKGLLDWLRKVACPECMISPGDLDIIQVIDEPEEVVRAIKKIIIL, from the coding sequence ATGGAATTAAAACCCGAACATCATGAGCATCAGTATGTCATTGATGAATTGACCATCAAGGACACCTGGCGCCTGTTTCGCATCATGGCTGAATTTGTGGACGGTTTTGAAGCCCTGTCGCAAATCCATCCGGCGGTCTCCATGTTTGGCTCAGCCCGGGTGCAGCCCGGAGATTCCGCCTATGATCTGGCTGTAGAAATTGCCCGTCTTTTGGTTAAAAACGGCTTCAATGTCATCTCCGGGGGAGGACCTGGGGTCATGGAAGCGGCCAACAAAGGGGCGGCCGAAGCCGGCGGCAAGTCCGCGGGTCTGAACATCCAACTCCCCTATGAACAAAAACCCAACCCTTATGCCAATGTCCGGCTTGATTTTCGCTACTTCTTTATTCGCAAGGTCATGTTTGTCAAATATGCCGTGGCCTATGTCATCCTCCCCGGCGGGTTCGGAACCCTCGATGAATTATCTGAAGCTATCGCCCTTATTCAGACCCGTCGGATCAAACCCTTCCCGGTCATCTTAGTAAACCGAAATTACTGGAAAGGTTTGTTGGACTGGCTGCGCAAAGTAGCCTGTCCGGAATGCATGATCTCTCCGGGGGACCTGGACATCATCCAGGTGATCGATGAGCCGGAAGAAGTCGTTCGGGCCATCAAGAAGATAATCATTTTATAA
- a CDS encoding MBL fold metallo-hydrolase has product MQVTCLGATRTVTGSCFLLENAQTRFLVDCGMFQGGKEIEKRNVSLGRYRPQALQYILLTHAHIDHSGLIPRAVKEGFKGKIVCTKATFELCRIMLRDSAHIQEMEAEWQSRKNIRSGQKPVGPLYTMEDAERSLVFFQPIDPGTCHLISPDIEICFHNAGHILGSTFLTVRFQEQGLKGKVVFSGDIGRKEALIMDDPDVMEEGDFLFVESTYGNRQHKSVDESKAELLSAIREGIKSREKIIIPAFAVERTQEILYLLHEFRKNGQIPSLPVYLDSPLAIAATEIFKKYPEYLDQDTTRLIAQGDSPLDFPELVYTRTSEESMAINRHQGPAIIIAASGMCNAGRIKHHLKHNLWRPGVQIVIIGFQAKGTPGRNIVDGAKKVRIFQEDVAVRAKVHTIGGFSAHADQKELLTWIGHFKNPRLKVFVIHGEESASLAFAQIIQKSFPFQVEVPHWLETLTLIPPKERAAELTPEAEEIIGLFASLEDRWQVFRTSLEGISGLEKGNIREIKTFLKKTEKGIEGLMK; this is encoded by the coding sequence ATGCAAGTAACATGTTTGGGAGCAACCAGAACTGTCACAGGGTCCTGTTTTCTGTTAGAAAATGCACAAACCCGCTTCTTAGTTGATTGCGGGATGTTTCAGGGTGGGAAAGAGATTGAAAAAAGAAATGTTTCCCTGGGGCGGTATCGGCCCCAAGCGCTCCAGTACATCCTGTTGACCCATGCCCATATTGACCATTCCGGACTGATCCCCCGGGCGGTCAAGGAAGGGTTTAAGGGCAAGATCGTTTGCACCAAGGCTACCTTTGAACTCTGTCGGATCATGCTCCGTGACAGCGCCCACATCCAGGAAATGGAAGCCGAATGGCAGAGCCGAAAAAATATCCGTTCCGGACAAAAACCAGTGGGACCTTTGTACACGATGGAAGATGCGGAACGAAGCCTGGTTTTTTTCCAGCCTATTGATCCAGGAACGTGTCATCTGATCAGCCCGGATATTGAAATCTGCTTTCATAATGCCGGTCATATCTTGGGTTCCACTTTCCTGACAGTACGTTTTCAAGAACAAGGGCTGAAGGGCAAGGTGGTTTTTTCCGGTGATATTGGACGCAAAGAGGCGTTGATCATGGACGACCCGGATGTTATGGAGGAGGGTGATTTTTTGTTTGTGGAATCCACCTACGGCAACCGGCAGCATAAGTCTGTGGATGAAAGCAAGGCCGAACTCCTGTCCGCCATCCGGGAAGGGATCAAATCCAGGGAGAAGATTATCATCCCGGCCTTTGCCGTGGAGCGAACCCAGGAGATACTCTATCTCCTCCATGAATTTCGGAAAAATGGGCAAATCCCTTCTCTTCCGGTCTATCTGGACAGCCCCCTGGCCATCGCGGCTACGGAGATCTTCAAGAAATACCCGGAATATCTTGACCAAGATACGACCCGGCTCATTGCCCAAGGGGACAGCCCTCTGGATTTTCCGGAACTTGTTTATACCCGGACTTCCGAAGAGTCTATGGCCATCAATCGTCACCAAGGGCCGGCTATTATTATTGCCGCCAGCGGCATGTGTAACGCCGGAAGGATCAAACATCATTTGAAACACAATCTGTGGCGGCCTGGCGTCCAGATTGTTATCATTGGGTTTCAAGCCAAAGGAACCCCGGGACGGAACATTGTTGATGGGGCCAAAAAGGTCCGGATCTTTCAGGAAGATGTGGCCGTGCGAGCCAAGGTGCACACTATTGGCGGATTCTCGGCCCATGCCGACCAAAAGGAACTATTAACCTGGATCGGACATTTTAAAAACCCGAGGCTTAAAGTTTTTGTTATTCATGGCGAGGAATCGGCCAGTCTGGCTTTCGCCCAGATTATCCAGAAGTCCTTCCCCTTTCAAGTAGAAGTCCCCCATTGGCTGGAAACCCTCACCCTGATTCCGCCCAAGGAGAGGGCGGCAGAATTGACCCCAGAGGCCGAAGAAATTATAGGTCTCTTTGCCTCTCTGGAGGATCGCTGGCAGGTCTTCAGGACCTCTCTGGAGGGGATAAGCGGGTTGGAAAAAGGAAATATCCGGGAGATCAAAACCTTCCTGAAAAAGACCGAAAAGGGAATAGAAGGGTTGATGAAGTAA